In methanogenic archaeon ISO4-H5, the following are encoded in one genomic region:
- a CDS encoding cell wall biosynthesis protein glycosyltransferase family, which yields MKTISVLIPTYNEEDNVEAIAQAVIEQLEKLDQYNYTLTFIDNDSQDSTREKIRGLCSANPKIRAIFNAKNYGQFNSPYYGITQMDGDCCICMVADFQEPPEMIPELVEWWEKGYKLVLGQKQSSDESKIVYRARGMYYKFMKKRASAKFMEQVTGFGLYDRSFIDIMKSLDDPRPFLRGVIAEMGYNIKIIPFNQPKRRAGKSSNNFAKLYDGAMQSITGYTKYAIRFATFLGLGLTIVASVCLAICLGYKCVHWDTFPIWNYFLTLIVFLAVSVELFFLGLVGEYVLDIRDQVRKRPLVIEAERINFDKP from the coding sequence ATGAAAACTATATCCGTATTGATTCCCACATACAACGAAGAGGATAACGTCGAAGCAATTGCCCAGGCAGTGATTGAACAGTTGGAAAAACTGGATCAATACAATTACACTCTCACATTCATCGATAACGATTCCCAAGACTCAACCAGGGAAAAAATACGTGGATTGTGTTCGGCCAATCCTAAGATACGTGCTATTTTCAATGCCAAGAACTATGGTCAGTTCAATTCACCATATTACGGAATAACCCAGATGGATGGGGATTGCTGCATCTGCATGGTAGCGGATTTCCAAGAGCCGCCCGAAATGATTCCCGAATTGGTCGAATGGTGGGAAAAAGGTTACAAACTCGTTCTGGGTCAGAAACAGTCCAGTGATGAGAGTAAAATCGTGTACCGTGCAAGAGGCATGTACTACAAGTTCATGAAAAAACGTGCCTCGGCAAAATTCATGGAACAGGTTACAGGTTTCGGGTTGTATGACCGTAGCTTTATCGATATAATGAAATCCCTGGACGACCCCCGGCCGTTTCTCAGGGGCGTCATCGCAGAAATGGGATATAATATCAAAATTATCCCGTTCAACCAACCTAAGAGAAGAGCAGGTAAATCCAGTAACAATTTTGCTAAACTTTACGACGGTGCGATGCAGAGTATTACTGGCTATACCAAATATGCAATCCGCTTTGCCACGTTCCTCGGACTCGGATTGACAATCGTAGCTTCCGTATGCCTTGCAATCTGTTTAGGATACAAATGCGTTCATTGGGACACATTCCCCATATGGAACTATTTCCTGACCCTGATCGTATTCCTTGCAGTGTCCGTGGAACTTTTCTTCCTCGGACTCGTAGGGGAATATGTTCTCGATATCAGAGATCAAGTCCGCAAAAGGCCGCTTGTCATTGAGGCGGAACGCATTAACTTCGATAAACCCTAA
- a CDS encoding NAD-dependent epimerase/dehydratase, translating to MRIAITGPTGAIGSELVKLALAEGHEVVAIARPHSKNLGNLPKSERLTVLESDISEYKHLTGKDFCDIFFHLAWKETFGAERDNVDIQMMNIQYALDAVRLAKSWNAKAFIGTGSQAEYGPTDMKLNASTPAFPESGYGIAKLTTGRFCRLLCKQLGIRYNWARIVSEYGEKDPDYTLIKYLINSFLDGIPPELTKCEQVWDYTYSVDDARALLAIGLHGKDGKTYVVGCGEGKTLRQYVEEIRNIVNPDVDIRFGAKEYFPHQPMYLCADITELTADTGYVPKYSFAEGMRNTVNYVKEQRMGAGQ from the coding sequence GTGAGAATTGCCATCACAGGCCCTACCGGTGCCATCGGCTCCGAACTTGTAAAGTTAGCACTCGCCGAAGGACATGAGGTAGTCGCGATTGCCAGGCCCCATTCGAAGAACCTTGGCAATCTTCCGAAATCGGAGAGATTGACCGTGCTTGAATCGGACATTTCCGAATACAAGCATCTGACAGGCAAAGATTTCTGCGATATCTTCTTCCACCTGGCATGGAAAGAAACCTTCGGTGCGGAACGCGACAATGTGGATATACAGATGATGAACATCCAATATGCACTCGATGCAGTCAGATTGGCTAAGAGTTGGAACGCGAAGGCGTTCATCGGAACAGGATCCCAGGCCGAGTACGGCCCCACAGATATGAAACTGAATGCCTCGACGCCCGCGTTTCCGGAAAGTGGATACGGAATTGCCAAACTGACCACGGGAAGATTCTGCAGACTCTTATGCAAGCAGTTGGGCATCAGGTACAATTGGGCTCGCATTGTCAGCGAATATGGCGAGAAAGACCCCGACTACACACTGATAAAATATCTCATTAATTCATTCCTTGACGGAATACCCCCAGAACTGACCAAATGCGAACAGGTCTGGGACTATACGTACTCGGTCGATGATGCCAGGGCGCTTCTCGCCATCGGACTTCACGGAAAAGATGGTAAAACTTATGTCGTCGGATGCGGAGAGGGCAAAACTCTCCGCCAGTACGTTGAAGAGATACGCAACATAGTTAACCCCGACGTAGATATCCGCTTCGGTGCCAAGGAATACTTTCCCCACCAACCGATGTACCTGTGTGCAGATATCACAGAACTGACGGCCGATACGGGTTATGTTCCGAAATACTCTTTCGCTGAGGGTATGCGCAATACTGTAAATTACGTCAAAGAACAAAGGATGGGTGCCGGACAATGA
- a CDS encoding Thiamine pyrophosphate-requiring protein, whose protein sequence is MKMKVSDYIAKLCVEAGITDGFTVVGGGSMHLNGAFANAKGMTTYYNHHEQASAIAAEAYARINNKLAVLCVTTGPGGTNAITGVVGGWLDSIPMLVLSGQVRYATMARSTGLPLRATGDQEFDITKAVASMTKYCELILDPLKIKYVIHKAIYIATHGRPGPCWIDIPLDVQGAYIETDGLVDFDPAEDASEIPPKVTDECAKTIIEKIGSAERPVLYAGNGIRLSGGYDSFLKVVRKLNIPVVTCWDSIDLIPDDDPLYAGRGGNMGDRPGNFTVQNSDLVLAIGTRLNFRQTGFNYEGWARAAYVIMEDIDPNEMKKPSVHVDMPVWADAGDLLNALDRISTGPVFKNQAWIDQCQKWRATYPVVQEKHYKTENVGNPYAFIKEISRRLPDNKVTVVGNGTACVVGSQAYVIKKGSRFIINCAIASMGYDLPAAMGACIANGKKDLICITGDGSIMMNLQELQTIQTNKLPIKIFMINNNGYHSMRITENNLFNGKYFGMGEQSHDLGFPDFRKVADTFGYKYYSIKTNDELSKLDSILKEEGSLFCEVFVTIDQFFEPKSGTMILEDGSLYSPPLEDLTPFLPRDELKRNMYIE, encoded by the coding sequence ATGAAAATGAAAGTATCCGATTACATCGCAAAACTATGTGTCGAGGCAGGAATCACCGACGGTTTCACTGTCGTAGGTGGAGGATCGATGCACCTGAACGGAGCATTCGCCAATGCCAAAGGAATGACCACCTACTACAACCATCATGAGCAGGCAAGTGCCATCGCCGCCGAAGCATATGCCAGGATAAACAACAAACTGGCAGTACTCTGTGTCACGACCGGGCCTGGAGGAACCAACGCAATAACCGGTGTAGTAGGCGGGTGGCTGGACTCCATCCCGATGCTGGTGTTATCCGGTCAGGTACGTTACGCCACCATGGCAAGGAGCACCGGACTGCCCCTGCGTGCAACAGGAGATCAGGAATTCGACATCACCAAAGCAGTTGCCAGCATGACAAAATACTGCGAACTCATCCTAGATCCTCTCAAAATCAAATACGTCATACACAAGGCGATCTACATCGCCACCCACGGTCGTCCCGGACCGTGCTGGATAGACATTCCTCTGGATGTCCAGGGAGCATATATTGAAACTGATGGCCTGGTGGATTTCGACCCTGCAGAGGATGCATCGGAAATCCCCCCGAAGGTAACGGACGAATGCGCCAAAACAATCATCGAAAAAATCGGTTCCGCAGAACGCCCGGTACTCTACGCAGGTAACGGAATCCGTCTCTCCGGAGGATATGATTCTTTCCTCAAAGTAGTCAGAAAACTGAATATTCCTGTCGTCACCTGCTGGGACAGCATCGACCTCATCCCGGACGATGACCCCCTTTATGCTGGGCGCGGAGGAAATATGGGCGACAGGCCCGGCAACTTCACAGTACAGAACAGCGACCTGGTACTTGCCATAGGGACCAGACTCAACTTCAGACAGACCGGTTTCAATTATGAAGGCTGGGCAAGAGCGGCATATGTCATCATGGAAGACATCGATCCCAATGAGATGAAGAAACCCTCTGTGCACGTAGATATGCCTGTGTGGGCAGATGCAGGAGATCTCCTCAATGCACTCGACCGCATATCTACGGGCCCCGTCTTCAAGAATCAGGCATGGATTGATCAATGCCAGAAATGGAGAGCCACATACCCCGTTGTCCAGGAAAAGCATTACAAGACCGAGAACGTAGGCAACCCCTACGCATTCATCAAAGAAATCAGCCGCAGACTGCCGGATAACAAAGTAACGGTCGTCGGAAACGGAACCGCTTGTGTGGTCGGAAGTCAGGCTTATGTCATAAAGAAAGGATCGAGATTCATCATCAACTGTGCAATCGCGTCCATGGGTTATGATCTTCCTGCAGCGATGGGTGCGTGTATCGCCAACGGAAAGAAGGATCTCATCTGCATCACCGGTGACGGCAGCATCATGATGAATCTCCAGGAACTGCAGACAATCCAGACCAACAAACTCCCAATCAAGATTTTCATGATTAACAACAATGGATACCATTCCATGAGGATCACCGAGAACAATCTCTTCAACGGTAAATACTTCGGAATGGGTGAGCAGTCCCACGATCTCGGGTTCCCGGATTTCAGGAAAGTCGCCGACACATTCGGATACAAATATTACAGTATCAAAACCAACGATGAACTTTCCAAACTCGATAGCATACTCAAGGAAGAAGGAAGCTTGTTCTGCGAAGTCTTCGTGACCATAGATCAGTTCTTCGAACCCAAGTCGGGAACGATGATCCTGGAAGACGGGTCGCTCTACTCCCCGCCCCTCGAGGACCTCACTCCCTTCCTGCCCCGTGACGAGCTCAAGAGGAACATGTACATCGAGTGA
- a CDS encoding CDP-glucose 4,6-dehydratase RfbG, with protein sequence MLADFYKGKKVLVTGHTGFKGSWLCRILKLLGAEVYGYSLEPPTDPNLFSLLDSEKYVKSAIGDIADFEKLSSFYQEVKPDIVFHLAAQPLVREGYKDPRYTYQSNVMGTVNILECVRLFGCKSFLNVTTDKVYDNIEDYAHHYKEDERLDGFDPYSNSKSCSELVTHSYVRSYPQQLGPISTARAGNVIGGGDFAAERIVPDCVRAAVSGKEVILRNPNSVRPYQHVLEPLFSYLTIAEKQAEDKKFAGNYNIGPEKEDCVKTGEIAQLFCDFWGNGMKWKALEDNGPHEANFLKLDNSKLKDTFGIKPLWHIDTAVEKTVEWTKVWNAGGNIRDCVDKQIKEYLLGRNISLE encoded by the coding sequence ATGCTGGCTGACTTTTACAAAGGCAAAAAAGTGCTTGTAACCGGACACACTGGATTCAAAGGTTCCTGGCTTTGCCGCATACTTAAACTACTAGGTGCGGAAGTATACGGATATTCTTTGGAACCTCCGACCGACCCCAATCTCTTTTCACTCTTGGATTCAGAAAAATATGTCAAATCGGCCATTGGAGACATCGCAGATTTTGAAAAACTGTCTTCATTCTATCAGGAAGTAAAGCCGGATATCGTGTTCCACCTTGCCGCTCAGCCTCTGGTCAGAGAGGGATATAAGGACCCCAGGTACACCTACCAGTCCAATGTAATGGGGACTGTCAACATCCTTGAATGCGTAAGATTGTTCGGATGCAAATCCTTCCTAAATGTAACCACGGATAAGGTCTACGACAACATTGAGGACTATGCCCACCATTACAAAGAGGATGAACGTCTGGATGGTTTCGATCCGTATTCCAATTCAAAAAGCTGTTCGGAACTGGTCACACACAGCTACGTACGTAGCTACCCGCAGCAGCTCGGCCCCATCTCCACAGCGAGGGCGGGTAATGTTATCGGAGGAGGGGATTTTGCCGCAGAGAGGATTGTTCCCGACTGTGTCCGTGCTGCGGTTTCAGGCAAAGAAGTGATTCTAAGGAATCCCAATTCCGTACGCCCCTACCAACACGTACTGGAACCATTGTTTTCCTATCTTACCATCGCCGAAAAACAGGCGGAAGACAAAAAATTCGCAGGCAATTACAATATCGGTCCCGAAAAAGAGGATTGCGTGAAAACCGGCGAGATAGCACAGCTGTTCTGCGATTTCTGGGGCAACGGAATGAAGTGGAAAGCCTTAGAGGATAATGGGCCGCATGAAGCCAATTTCCTAAAACTGGATAATTCAAAACTCAAAGACACATTCGGAATCAAACCTCTGTGGCATATTGATACCGCTGTGGAAAAAACAGTCGAATGGACCAAGGTCTGGAATGCAGGAGGAAATATCAGAGACTGCGTGGACAAACAGATAAAAGAATACCTCCTGGGCAGGAATATTTCCCTGGAGTGA
- a CDS encoding phosphoglycolate/pyridoxal phosphate phosphatase family: MAQIKAVLMDLDGTVYKGPELINGAKETIEYIRSRGIRLFFFTNNSEKSRRLVVEKLNGLGIDCSIDDVISAGFLCAYVVKKIGAEKVYVSGTPGLKEEFALVGIDDFENPESDILVIGMDYQFNYEKLKIACNVALHSKKIIACNKERLFPCEGELKCPGCGGMVAPIEYCTGKTVDMYVGKPNRAMFDYVSESLNLASDEILVVGDTFESDIOMANCSGAPSVLIGKNTESRFCIDSIARLIPLMKKEFDE; this comes from the coding sequence ATGGCTCAGATAAAGGCTGTACTGATGGATCTTGACGGGACAGTCTACAAAGGCCCAGAATTGATAAATGGTGCCAAGGAAACCATCGAGTACATCCGTTCCCGCGGTATCAGATTATTCTTCTTCACCAATAATTCCGAAAAATCACGCAGACTCGTTGTAGAAAAACTGAACGGACTGGGAATCGACTGTTCGATTGACGATGTCATCTCTGCCGGATTCCTCTGCGCATATGTCGTGAAAAAAATTGGTGCAGAGAAAGTATACGTAAGCGGCACTCCCGGATTAAAAGAGGAATTCGCACTTGTTGGCATAGATGATTTCGAAAACCCCGAATCGGACATACTTGTAATCGGAATGGACTATCAATTTAATTACGAAAAACTCAAGATCGCATGCAACGTAGCGCTGCATTCAAAGAAAATAATAGCCTGCAACAAGGAACGTCTGTTCCCCTGCGAAGGAGAATTAAAATGTCCCGGATGCGGCGGCATGGTCGCCCCCATCGAGTACTGTACTGGAAAAACCGTTGACATGTATGTAGGGAAACCGAACAGGGCGATGTTCGATTATGTTTCCGAATCACTGAATCTGGCTTCAGACGAAATCCTCGTTGTCGGAGATACCTTCGAGAGCGACATATAGATGGCAAATTGTTCCGGCGCGCCCTCTGTCCTGATAGGTAAGAACACTGAATCCAGATTCTGTATCGATTCCATCGCAAGGCTTATCCCATTGATGAAGAAAGAATTCGACGAATAA